A window of the Lactuca sativa cultivar Salinas chromosome 5, Lsat_Salinas_v11, whole genome shotgun sequence genome harbors these coding sequences:
- the LOC111877278 gene encoding protein TIC 21, chloroplastic, with amino-acid sequence MLTNLLPAARSGSAPSPLAVAKPSLPYLHRPLSALNLPSSLSSSASLSFASSSPFSLHLYRNRIKCPNKLASAPISAAYNEDPEKAKLAQVAKRLETTSRNFKRLGSLGFWGQLICTIVSAVILSFSIVITGKITSPATFYATSGGIIAAFLSVFWSFGYIRLSDRLRKTANDPAKAPPRADVVKSLKNGIALNLVGMGAAILGMQATVGFLVAKALTTSATPYYQGTPPGVSPVLALDVFLVQASANTILSHFLGLLFSLELLRSVTVPENTPVPRAA; translated from the exons ATGCTAACCAATCTGCTGCCGGCAGCTCGTTCCGGCAGTGCACCGTCGCCCTTGGCAGTAGCTAAACCTTCACTACCTTACCTCCACCGTCCTCTCTCCGCCCTCAATTTACCCTCTTCTCTCTCATCGTCTGCTTCGCTTTCCTTCGCATCCTCCTCTCCCTTTTCGCTTCACCTTTATCGAAATCGAATCAAATGCCCTAATAAGCTCGCTTCAGCTCCCATTTCTGCGGCCTACAATGAAGATCCCGAAAAGGCAAAACTCGCTCAG GTTGCAAAGAGATTAGAGACCACTTCACGAAATTTCAAAAGATTGGGCAGCTTAGGGTTTTGGGGACAACTAATATGCACGATTGTATCTGCAGTAATCCTTTCATTTTCCATTGTAATCACCGGAAAAATCACATCACCAGCCACATTCTATGCCACTTCCGGTGGCATCATCGCTGCTTTCCTCTCAGTCTTCTGGTCATTCGGCTACATTCGTCTCTCTGATAGGCTCCGCAAAACCGCCAATGACCCTGCAAAG GCCCCACCTCGTGCTGATGTGGTGAAAAGTTTGAAAAATGGGATAGCTTTGAACTTAGTGGGTATGGGTGCTGCTATTTTAGGGATGCAGGCCACTGTAGGATTCCTGGTGGCTAAGGCTCTTACTACTTCAGCTACACCATATTACCAAGGTACCCCTCCTGGGGTTAGCCCTGTTCTTGCTTTGGATGTGTTCTTGGTTCAG GCGAGTGCGAATACGATCTTGTCACATTTCTTGGGGCTTTTGTTTTCGTTGGAGTTACTGCGGTCAGTTACAGTGCCAGAGAACACACCGGTTCCTAGGGCGGCTTGA
- the LOC111877271 gene encoding reticulon-like protein B11: protein MSEVDRISIYDALGGGAVADTLLWRKCYGGVVILIGSTVVWLLFERAGYNFLAIFSNSLLLLVVILFFWAKSASLLNRPLPPIPNLDISEESALLAADEIRLRINTVLSTLHEIAVDGNLRTIILVAFGLWLISFIGSLFNFLTLIYIGVLLTFSVPILYETFQAQVDEKLIIVHKNMSGVLKKADLILQKVPVSQRKEKKAE from the exons ATGAGCGAAGTTGATCGGATTTCTATCTACGACGCTCTAGGAGGCGGCGCAG TTGCGGATACATTGCTATGGAGGAAATGCTACGGAGGAGTTGTGATCTTAATTGGTTCAACAGTCGTGTGGCTCCTGTTTGAAAGAGCAGGATATAACTTCTTAGCAATATTCTCCAATTCTCTACTCCTTTTGGTTGTTATCCTCTTTTTCTGGGCAAAATCTGCGTCTCTTCTTAATAG ACCTCTGCCCCCAATCCCTAACCTGGACATATCAGAAGAATCGGCTCTCCTAGCTGCTGATGAGATACGATTGCGGATTAATACAGTTTTATCAACCTTGCATGAAATTGCAGTTGATGGAAACTTGAGAACTATAATTTTG GTTGCTTTCGGTTTGTGGTTGATTTCCTTTATTGGTAGTTTGTTTAACTTTCTTACACTGATATACATTG GGGTCCTTCTTACTTTCTCAGTCCCTATCCTATATGAAACATTCCAGGCTCAAGTAGATGAAAAGTTGATAATTGTACACAAGAACATGAGTGGGGTATTGAAGAAAGCTGATCTCATCTTACAAAAAGTTCCAGTTTCTCAAAGGAAAGAAAAGAAGGCTGAATAA